A stretch of the Syntrophorhabdaceae bacterium genome encodes the following:
- a CDS encoding 3-hydroxyacyl-CoA dehydrogenase NAD-binding domain-containing protein, whose product MDIKKIGVLGAGTMGNGIAQVAAQAGYDVVMRDIEDRFVEGGLKNIDKFLSKSVEKGKMKAEDKSAIMGRIKGTTKMEDMKDVDFVVEVVLEVMDIKKKVFAELDEVTRKDVILASNTSSMSLTEIATATKRPDKVVGMHFFNPVPLMKLVEVIRGMKTNDEAVATTIDLTRKLGKEPVEVRVDIPGFLVNRLMVPHLLEAIKLYEQGVASIEDIDKAAKLGLNYPMGPFELMDLTGLDINVHVAQYFYDNLPKELKWDPPFALRNLVKAGILGRKSGKGWYDYSK is encoded by the coding sequence ATGGATATAAAGAAGATCGGGGTTTTGGGCGCCGGTACTATGGGCAACGGGATTGCACAGGTAGCCGCACAGGCCGGCTACGATGTCGTGATGCGGGATATTGAAGACAGGTTCGTTGAGGGCGGTTTAAAAAATATCGACAAATTCCTCTCAAAATCCGTTGAAAAAGGCAAGATGAAGGCGGAAGACAAGAGCGCCATCATGGGAAGGATCAAGGGCACCACAAAAATGGAAGACATGAAAGATGTCGATTTCGTCGTTGAGGTCGTCCTTGAGGTAATGGACATAAAGAAAAAGGTCTTTGCAGAACTTGACGAGGTCACAAGAAAAGACGTGATTCTTGCATCGAACACCTCTTCCATGTCTCTTACGGAGATCGCGACAGCCACAAAAAGGCCCGACAAGGTTGTTGGCATGCACTTCTTCAATCCTGTTCCATTGATGAAACTCGTTGAGGTTATCAGGGGCATGAAGACAAACGATGAGGCCGTTGCCACAACGATCGACCTTACCAGAAAACTTGGCAAAGAACCCGTTGAAGTGCGCGTGGACATCCCCGGATTTCTCGTAAACAGATTGATGGTCCCCCATCTCCTCGAGGCAATAAAGCTCTATGAACAGGGCGTCGCTTCCATAGAAGACATCGACAAGGCAGCGAAACTCGGGTTGAACTATCCCATGGGTCCTTTCGAGCTGATGGACCTCACAGGTCTCGATATTAACGTCCATGTAGCGCAATACTTCTATGACAATCTGCCGAAAGAGTTGAAATGGGATCCGCCGTTTGCGCTTAGGAACCTTGTAAAAGCAGGTATCCTGGGAAGAAAATCAGGCAAAGGCTGGTACGATTATTCAAAATAA
- a CDS encoding enoyl-CoA hydratase-related protein, with protein MAYETLIVEKEAPIGIIKLNRPPVNPLSVQLYHELYDAVCEFENDDAIGAIIITGNGDKAFAAGLDIKDVMGKTAVETLDFLWTAPRKAFDKLTGIGKPTIAAVFGLALGGGCEVALCCDLRIASEDTVIGLPEIGLGIMPGSGATQRLPRLIGVAKAKEMIYTGDTINAAEAYRIGLVNKVVPKDKLMEEARAMAKKLASKPKAAFALIKRCIDNGLNMDLASGLTMEMDSFSIAFTSEDGREGINAFVEKRKPNYKGK; from the coding sequence ATGGCCTATGAGACTTTGATCGTTGAAAAGGAAGCACCCATAGGGATCATCAAACTGAACAGACCCCCTGTGAACCCGTTGAGCGTACAACTCTATCACGAGCTTTACGATGCTGTCTGCGAATTTGAGAATGATGACGCGATCGGCGCGATCATCATCACGGGGAATGGCGATAAGGCCTTTGCGGCAGGTCTCGATATCAAGGATGTCATGGGAAAAACTGCCGTGGAAACGCTCGATTTCCTCTGGACAGCCCCACGGAAGGCCTTTGATAAACTGACAGGTATCGGGAAACCCACGATCGCAGCAGTTTTCGGGCTTGCGCTCGGCGGCGGGTGTGAGGTTGCCCTCTGCTGTGACCTTCGGATCGCCTCTGAGGACACCGTCATCGGCCTGCCTGAGATCGGCCTCGGCATCATGCCTGGATCAGGCGCGACACAGCGCCTGCCGAGGCTTATAGGGGTGGCAAAGGCAAAAGAGATGATCTATACGGGCGATACTATCAATGCCGCGGAGGCATACCGGATCGGCCTTGTGAACAAGGTCGTACCGAAAGACAAGCTGATGGAAGAAGCAAGGGCAATGGCAAAGAAGCTGGCATCCAAACCAAAGGCGGCCTTCGCCCTCATAAAGAGGTGTATCGACAACGGGCTCAACATGGACCTTGCGTCCGGTCTTACGATGGAGATGGATTCCTTTTCTATAGCGTTCACCTCTGAAGACGGGAGGGAAGGAATAAACGCCTTTGTTGAGAAGAGAAAACCCAACTATAAGGGTAAGTAG